In the genome of Mucilaginibacter sp. 14171R-50, the window CGGATATTCGATTTCGGATTTAACCCAGGCCCATCAAAAATTTTAGGAGTTAAGAAAGGAGTTCCCTCCCTTTAGGACTTGGAACTTAGAATTTAGGATTTCCCTATCAGGGTTAAAACAGCTGCTCTATAATATCATTTGCAGATAGCCCTTCGGCTTCGGCGTGATAGCTACGTACTATACGGTGGCTTAATATAGGTTTTGCCACAGCTTGTACATCCTCAATATCCGGCGAATATTTACCGTTAAGCACTGCGTGGCATTTGGCCCCCAGTATTAAAAATTGCGATGCGCGCGGGCCTGCACCCCAGTTTAACAAACGCTTTATCTGCGGGCTTGCAAACTCGCTGTTGGGGCGTGTTTTTGAAACCAGCTTAACCGCATATTCCAAAACATTATCGCTAACCGGTATATTGCGTACCAGTTGCTGAAAATAAATGATCTGTTCGGCGTTTAATTGCTTGTTAACGCTAACCTGCGATGTGCTGGTGGTGTTTTTTACTACCTGCAATTCTTCTGCAAACGAGGGGTAATTTAACGCCACATTAAACATAAAGCGGTCTAATTGCGCTTCGGGAAGCGGGTAAGTGCCCTCCTGCTCAATCGGGTTTTGCGTAGCCAGTACAAAAAAAGGTTTGGCAAGCTTGTGGGTAACGCCGGCGGCTGTAACGCATTTTTCCTGCATGGCTTCTAATAAAGCTGCCTGCGTTTTTGGCGGCGTGCGGTTTATTTCATCGGCAAGTATAATGTTCGAGAACACCGGCCCGCGTATAAATTTAAAGTTACGGTCTTCGCCCAATATCTCCGAGCCGATAATGTCAGATGGCATCAGATCGGGGGTGAATTGTATCCGCTTAAAGTCGAGGTCTAAAACTTGTGCAACAGTTTGCACCAGTAGGGTTTTTGCCAGGCCGGGTACGCCAACAAGCAGGCAATGCCCGTTGCTGAATATAGATATCAGTACAAACTTAATTACTTCGTCCTGGCCCACAATAACTTTACTTATTTCGGCACGGATTTGCCCATAAGCGTTCTGCAGTGCATCAGCAGCCTCAACATCCGAGCGGTATTGCATATTTTATTCGGTTTTGGCTTGCGCTGTTGTTTCGTCAGATACCCATCCTTTTAGCGGCGGGCACCCCTGGTATTCAGGATCTATTTTTATAAAGGTTTCCTTACGGCGTTTTGCAAACCATTCGGATATGGTGCGCGAAAGCTTTTGGTTAGTGGCATCTTCCTTTAGTTTAGCAAAATCCTGCTCAAGGTTGGCTTTATGGGCGTTAGTCACCGATTTTAAATACAGTATTTTATAGCTTTGCTTACCGGTTTGCGGGTCGTTAAATAAGGCCGGTTTTGAAACAGATCCCACCTTCATGGTATCGGTTATCAGCGCAACCTGCGGATCCAGTTTATCTGTCGGGATATAGGTTGAGCGTGTTTGAACGTTCTCGGCGTTCAGCAGCATTCCGCCGTTATATTTTGTTTCTTTATCGTCAGAGTAATAAGCTGCCGCACTCGAAAAATCCAAGTTTTTTGCTTTTAACATCAAATTATAAACGCTGTCGGCAGTAGCCTTCGCCCTGTTTAAGCTTGCCTGCGTAACAGCCGGTATAACCAGTATGTGGCGCACATGCACCTGCTCTCCGCGGCGTTCTATCACCTGTAAAAAGTGAAACCCATGCTCCGTTTCAAACACCGGGGATATCTCGCCTGTTTTTAATTTAAAAGCCTGGGCGGTAAATTCCTTTACCATTACCGTGCGGTCAAAAAATCCAAGGTCGCCGCCCTCAGGCGCAGAGCCCGGGTCTTGCGAATACAACCTGGCCAGGTTAGCAAAGTCTTCACCTTTTTTTACCCGTGCCCTTAACTCTTCGGCCT includes:
- a CDS encoding MoxR family ATPase, with protein sequence MQYRSDVEAADALQNAYGQIRAEISKVIVGQDEVIKFVLISIFSNGHCLLVGVPGLAKTLLVQTVAQVLDLDFKRIQFTPDLMPSDIIGSEILGEDRNFKFIRGPVFSNIILADEINRTPPKTQAALLEAMQEKCVTAAGVTHKLAKPFFVLATQNPIEQEGTYPLPEAQLDRFMFNVALNYPSFAEELQVVKNTTSTSQVSVNKQLNAEQIIYFQQLVRNIPVSDNVLEYAVKLVSKTRPNSEFASPQIKRLLNWGAGPRASQFLILGAKCHAVLNGKYSPDIEDVQAVAKPILSHRIVRSYHAEAEGLSANDIIEQLF
- a CDS encoding peptidylprolyl isomerase, yielding MRKIGLSIFTSFIFLSFAQAQVHTLDKIAAVVGSGIILQSDIELQYAQYLVSGQQPNPSIKCLILQNQLTQKLLAQQAVIDSVQVKDEEVDSEVDRRMRSFIQRAGSQDKLEQFLGRSVIQYKDELRPDIKESLIAQRMRSQITEKVNTTPQDVKDYFEKLSKDSLPTYNKEVEVGEIVFQPKLNKEEKEFYKQKAEELRARVKKGEDFANLARLYSQDPGSAPEGGDLGFFDRTVMVKEFTAQAFKLKTGEISPVFETEHGFHFLQVIERRGEQVHVRHILVIPAVTQASLNRAKATADSVYNLMLKAKNLDFSSAAAYYSDDKETKYNGGMLLNAENVQTRSTYIPTDKLDPQVALITDTMKVGSVSKPALFNDPQTGKQSYKILYLKSVTNAHKANLEQDFAKLKEDATNQKLSRTISEWFAKRRKETFIKIDPEYQGCPPLKGWVSDETTAQAKTE